The sequence CAAATTAACTTTCTAACATCTCTAATCACTAGAGGTAAATGAAACATATTAAcataactctcttttttttttacattgagAAAAAATGAAAAGGACTTTTAAGAGTCACTATACAAACTCTCCGGCCGACGAGCcttagagagaaaaaaaaacacaaaacataaaGAGCACAAGACTCCAAAACAACTAACAAGATTCACCACAGAAGAACAAACCACTTTGCTTCTTCTGCGAAAACACACCTAAAAACAACTTTCTGAACACCGGAGAAACTcaccggaaaaaaaaaagacagaaagaaaagataaaacTGTCTTGAATAATCATCACTTTGATTTCTTGAGAAGAACAGTGGTTCTAAAAACGGCGTCATCACGGATAAAACTCCACCACAGATAAGACAGAGGGATCCCTGCAGCTCGCCAAAGAGCATGAGCATCAACATAGCCTTTGTAAGGAGGGAAGTCAAGCATTCTCAGACACGTTGTGAGTATGCACGACACAAAGAAAGCTCTTAGCTTCCACTTAGATGGATGCGATGTTAAAACACTCCATAAACCCCACACCACTAGCTCTACTCCTCCTATACCGTATATAACTTTCCTGTGCAGCCCTGTCAAGTTATAGAGAGTGAGAACGTGATATGCATTAGAGAGTCCTAAAGAAGATCATATACCTTCATCAAGGTTGTAGAAATTGAGGTAGATGATATGAGTTGCTACAAGTGCAAGAACAGGTGCAGTAACCATGACTTTGGCAGATTGATCATGTATACTGAAAGACCGTATTACAGCTAGAACTAGCGTATACCCGGCTAGTACTGTAGCTGAAGAGTAATCTAGCCTCTCTGTCAAGTCGACATCTCTATATACAaaaagtccaaaaaaaaaaaaaaatgagactGACTTGACGAGTTTTAACAATCTAGGTGCAAGCCCGGTCCAGAGCATAGGTAAAAGAACTGGTtgcttttgatcaaaaaaaaaaagaactggtTGCTTATCACATCACATTTTATGAATAGTTTTAGTTGTATATAGGgcattatgaaaaaaattatatgttaattAAATGTACAAAAAGAAATAATTGAGCTTAtgacatttataattttttttttaaatgtcacTGTTGTATGGATTGGAACATGGAGATAGATGAATGTTACCTGCTGTGACAGACACCACTCCAGAAGAGTGCATTCATTACAATGATGGCATAGATATGCAGTAATCCATTGTATTCATAGTAAGTTTTTCGGTTTGGCTGGAGAGGCAAGTGATAGTAAACGAGGATGAAGTAAGAGACCCATCCATGGAACTGTATTGCAAGGTCAAGAGCAGCGAAAGCAGCGGAGACAGGTTCCTGAAGGTGCATATGAGGAACATTACTTCAAAACAAGTGCTGAGTTTGTTTCTCTTGAAGCTGAGAGTATGCAAAGAGGAAGTTACCTGAATGCCATAGACATGTTTGAGTGGCCATTTACCGAAGTACTTGGTAGGTTTCTCACCGTCTCTtttcctctcttcttctctagTCATCATGCATTCGTATTGACAATCACTTTGGCAATCCCACTGCTTCCATCGCAGGTAAAGTGGCTCTTGCATGTACCATGGACCGTCATTGGCCTTTCCATCAGCTGAAAAAAATTTACATTGATGGAAGCAAGTATCCCCCACGCATCCAGTTTTTTGACATTGATCAACACATGACCTGGAAACCAGTCAACATATTAACACTGCTTTGTTAATAATAAACATTAGTTGAATCAATGACAAGGTTATGAGCAAAGAGAGTAATCTTAGACAATGCCATACTGCTAAGTTATTTTCTAGGACACATGCAAAGACGTTATTACAACAAAGCCTCTCTCTTAGGCAACATCAACTGGTCTATCCATCAAACCTTGGTAACAAGTTCTACTTTTATTCTCTCTTAGGCAACATCAACTGGTCTATCCATCAAACCTTGGTAACAAGttctacttttatttttaatttctttcatTCTTCCcattagagagaaagaaaagcttccactaaacaaaaaaaggaaacactGAACTCGTCAATAGCATCTTTTCCAACAAAAACAATGACCCTACAGTTATAAATCAAGGATTgtacaaacacacacaaagatTTCATCCTCTAACGTGTTACAACTCTCACCACAGAACTTGTGATCGAAAAGTCAACCAcatagttataatttttttccccACCATCTTTTTTAATCACTTCTTCCTTACTTTTTTCTACAAACCCCTTTGCAAATCATTCCTtactttttttactttaatataATTCTAAGTAGAAAAATTTGGTTAAAAGACTTAGTTAAAAAACTTTCAACTTTTATGTCCTCCATTGCAAGTTTCTTATTTAggggttcttaaaaaaaattatgataaaacaACACATCAATAAGAATAAGCTTTGGTATATCTTCACAATGCAAGTTTGAGAATAAGTGTCAGCTTATACAACTTCTTTATACCATTCACATTAAGATCACTGGACTTTGAAGATGAAAATGGAAAATGCTTTTACAAAGTTTTAAGATCATTACCCACATAGCTATACTTTGCCGGCTTGCTGTATCAACAGCTCGACGACCGGTTATAATCTCCAAAAGCAACACTCCAAACGCAAACACATCcgtcttctcatcaacaatcccATGCATAAAGTACTCTGGAGCTAGATACCTTGTAAGAACAACAAAAGGAACCAAACCTggtttaagatttaaacatcaaGAAGATGTTGTATTTAAGCAGAATGCTCGTAAATACAATAGTCCCAAGTGTACAAGCTACCTGCATTCAACATGTGAAATTACATTAATAGAAAAAGccaatccaaaaataaaaaaaaaggctaTCAACGTTTTGATTAATGTCAAGTAAATAACACTGATGAATATGCATGTTAGCTCATGTGTTCAACAACAGAGAGGCATCATCAGGCATGCCTTGCACGGTACATTGTAAGACAACTAAACAAATCCACCTGCTAACTAACTACCAACAAGACTAAAGCATCCAAAGATTCATAATTTAAAGGATCTTAGAGTATAATTACCTCGAGAAAGGCCTTTCAAGATCCACAAAAACGCAAGTATACGTACGCCATTCACTGAGAACCCCACCTACATTGAACAAAACAGCACAATACTCGAAGAACGATCATCAGTTACATTCGAAAGGTCGAGACTTTACCAGCTTGGTGGAGATGGAAACATGCAAGTTAATGACGGCTCCCCTCGCTCTCTTGGAGACTTTTCTAAAGACATTCTCCACGAACCTAAGTAAAAGATCCAAGTTCTATCTTCTTCCTTCCTCTTTGTGCTCGTCTTCGTAATCCTCGTCATCAAACCCGTACTCCGGTCTGATCTTCCGGTTCCAGCCTGTCCGCGCACAGTCGACGAACTCATCCCTCCTCTGTTTCAAAACCCAGAAACAGTTTCAGATAGTTATACATATACAAAGTAGACGAAGACAAGAATCGAATCTAACCTTGATGAAATCGCGAGCGGGAAGCAAAAAGGAAGATCGGGGATTCTGGAGGAGAAGATTAGGGGTTGGGAGTGAGGAGGAAGAAGGGGAGTGGAGATGAGTTTTGGTTGAGAGGAGAGCCAGAGAAGAAGGCGATGAGATTGGTGAGCAAGAGACGTATCTTCCGTTGCCTAATTAACATACGTCTCTTATGGTAATtgccttttttctttttctttaattccTAAATAAACTAAATACCCTTGCTAAGAGACCCGGATAATGATGGTCTTACCATCTCCAAGTTAAAGTAGATTGATTGTCTGTCGacaaattattcataaataGCAAAAGCTGGCCTAGTTTATAAAGTAAGTATAGAtaaattattaaagaaaaaacatttttaactgATTATAAAAAAGAGTAAATCTTCATCGTACTTAAAAATATTCTCTGAACATTTATTCAATGTTAGGATCATCTAAGTAACTCTCTGTCCAAAAAACTTTTCATGCCAAAGTTTACTTTTTCTCCTCTATTAGTTTACAAAATAGCTGACTGAAGTGGTGAAGTGCATATAACTTTCTATCTAATAATTTGTTAGGATCAATATATTTTCTATGCCAATGTTAGGAtcatatattttctaataatttgTGTAACTTATTCTCAATCATTAACAAATATAACTTTCCACAAACATAATTTTGGTGGATGATAGTGGAAGAACTAATCAAACTCTAATATGTTATGAATCTTCCATTTCTATCTAAAAgataataacaaataaataatatgttatgGGCGAATACGTGACAGCACGATGGTTCAGAGCCGCACCTTCAAGTACTGCGCGTGTGAAAGAGAGTCGGTCCGGGAaatatttggagtaaaatattTCATTTCGTTGATGATTAGCTGTTTTTcgtaattattaataaataattaatttgtaCTAAGAGTACTACACATTAGTCCTGCCCAAATAGATAATTAATATAAAGTCAAACAAATCagtggtttttagattttaagttGCGATCTTAAGCATCTAGTGATACGACACACACAAAATCATTATTGTCTTATTATTGTCCTAGAAGAACAGAAATCTTTTCTGAAACGTAGTAAATTAAAGATTAATTATGTTGCACTTTGTAGAGCATCTCCGAAAGAAACTATATAACtttaaatatgaagttttttgctctccaaaatttcaaattcaaaattttatatttttgtttgcatTTTGGTTCTTACAATTATACATCACATTTATATTCTCTAATAATTCTTTGTTTATCGTTTTAatctttcaaatttttatatctcataaatatttcaatttttttataaatttaag comes from Brassica rapa cultivar Chiifu-401-42 chromosome A02, CAAS_Brap_v3.01, whole genome shotgun sequence and encodes:
- the LOC103854976 gene encoding post-GPI attachment to proteins factor 3 — its product is MQEPLYLRWKQWDCQSDCQYECMMTREEERKRDGEKPTKYFGKWPLKHVYGIQEPVSAAFAALDLAIQFHGWVSYFILVYYHLPLQPNRKTYYEYNGLLHIYAIIVMNALFWSGVCHSRDVDLTERLDYSSATVLAGYTLVLAVIRSFSIHDQSAKVMVTAPVLALVATHIIYLNFYNLDEGLHRKVIYGIGGVELVVWGLWSVLTSHPSKWKLRAFFVSCILTTCLRMLDFPPYKGYVDAHALWRAAGIPLSYLWWSFIRDDAVFRTTVLLKKSK